A single Pseudomonas sp. DC1.2 DNA region contains:
- the cysN gene encoding sulfate adenylyltransferase subunit CysN, which produces MSHVSDLISEDILAYLGQHERKEMLRFLTCGNVDDGKSTLIGRLLHDSKMIYEDHLEAITRDSKKVGTTGDEIDLALLVDGLQAEREQGITIDVAYRYFSTAKRKFIIADTPGHEQYTRNMATGASTCDLAIILVDARYGVQTQTRRHSFIASLLGIKHIVVAINKMDLNGFDESVFESIKADYLKFADGIAFKPSTMAFVPMSALKGDNVVNKSERSPWYTGQSLMEILETVEIANDRNYTDLRFPVQYVNRPNLNFRGFAGTVASGIVHKGDEIVVLPSGKSSRVKSIVTFEGELEHAGPGQAVTLTMEDEIDISRGDLLVHADNQPQVTDAFDAMLVWMAEEPMLPGKKYDIKRATSYVPGSITSIVNRVDVNTLEEGPASALQLNEIGRVKISLDAAIALDGYASNRTTGSFIIIDRLTNGTVGAGMIIAQPLAHGSATHHGKLSHVATEERAQRFGQQPATVLFSGLSGAGKSTLAYAVERKLFDMGRAVFVLDGQNLRHDLNKGLPHDRAGRTENWRRAAHVARQFNEAGLLTLAAFVAPSAEGREQAKDLIGKERLLTVYVQASPAACAERDPQGLYAAGGDNIPGESFPYDVPLNADLVVDTQTLSVEEGVKQVLELLRSRGAI; this is translated from the coding sequence ATGTCGCACGTATCTGATTTGATCAGCGAGGACATCCTCGCCTACCTGGGCCAGCACGAACGCAAGGAAATGCTGCGCTTTCTGACTTGTGGCAACGTCGACGACGGCAAGAGCACCCTGATTGGGCGCCTGCTGCACGACTCCAAAATGATCTACGAAGATCACCTGGAAGCCATTACCCGCGACTCGAAAAAAGTCGGCACCACCGGCGACGAGATCGACCTGGCGTTGCTGGTTGACGGCTTGCAGGCCGAGCGTGAGCAAGGCATCACCATCGATGTCGCTTACCGCTACTTCTCCACCGCCAAGCGCAAATTCATCATCGCCGACACCCCTGGCCATGAGCAGTACACCCGCAACATGGCCACCGGTGCTTCTACCTGTGACCTGGCGATCATTCTGGTGGATGCGCGTTACGGCGTGCAGACCCAAACCCGTCGCCACAGCTTCATTGCCTCGCTGCTTGGCATCAAGCACATCGTGGTCGCCATCAACAAGATGGACCTCAACGGCTTTGATGAAAGCGTGTTCGAATCGATCAAGGCCGATTACCTGAAGTTCGCTGACGGCATCGCGTTCAAGCCGTCCACCATGGCCTTTGTGCCGATGTCTGCGCTCAAGGGCGACAACGTGGTGAACAAGTCCGAGCGCTCGCCGTGGTACACCGGCCAGTCGCTGATGGAAATCCTTGAAACCGTCGAAATCGCCAACGACCGCAACTACACCGACCTGCGTTTTCCGGTGCAGTACGTTAACCGTCCGAACCTTAACTTCCGTGGTTTCGCCGGTACTGTGGCCAGCGGCATTGTGCATAAGGGCGATGAAATCGTGGTGTTGCCGTCGGGCAAGAGCAGCCGCGTGAAATCGATTGTCACTTTCGAAGGTGAGCTGGAGCACGCTGGTCCCGGTCAAGCGGTGACGCTGACCATGGAAGACGAGATCGACATCTCTCGCGGCGACTTGCTGGTGCATGCCGATAATCAGCCGCAAGTGACGGATGCCTTCGACGCCATGCTGGTGTGGATGGCTGAAGAACCGATGTTGCCGGGCAAAAAATATGACATCAAACGCGCCACGTCCTACGTGCCGGGGTCGATCACCAGCATCGTCAACCGCGTTGATGTAAATACCCTGGAAGAAGGTCCGGCCAGTGCTTTGCAGTTGAACGAGATCGGTCGGGTCAAGATCAGTCTTGACGCCGCGATTGCGCTCGACGGCTACGCGAGCAACCGCACCACCGGTTCGTTCATCATCATTGACCGCTTGACCAATGGCACCGTCGGCGCCGGCATGATCATCGCTCAGCCGTTAGCGCATGGCAGTGCCACGCACCACGGCAAGTTATCCCATGTTGCTACCGAAGAACGCGCCCAGCGCTTCGGCCAGCAGCCGGCTACTGTGCTGTTCAGCGGTTTGTCTGGCGCGGGCAAAAGTACCTTGGCCTATGCGGTTGAACGCAAGCTCTTCGACATGGGCCGTGCGGTGTTTGTGCTTGATGGCCAGAACCTGCGCCACGACCTGAACAAAGGTCTGCCGCATGATCGCGCCGGGCGTACCGAGAATTGGCGTCGTGCAGCTCATGTGGCCCGTCAGTTCAACGAAGCCGGTTTGCTGACGCTGGCGGCATTCGTTGCCCCGAGCGCCGAAGGTCGTGAGCAGGCCAAGGACCTGATCGGCAAGGAGCGTCTGCTGACGGTTTACGTCCAGGCGTCGCCAGCCGCGTGTGCCGAGCGTGATCCGCAGGGCTTATATGCCGCCGGTGGCGACAACATTCCAGGTGAATCCTTCCCTTACGACGTGCCGCTGAATGCCGACCTGGTGGTCGATACACAGACACTGTCAGTGGAAGAAGGCGTCAAGCAAGTGCTGGAACTGTTGCGCAGTCGTGGCGCGATCTAA
- a CDS encoding acyltransferase has protein sequence MLQFLPAPLRGVLASLLLALNTIVLCSFLFCVAFFKVLPFALTQRFTRWLMNHTHEAWISNNKAWMNLVCRTRWHLSGLEGLDYQHSYLITSNHQSWVDIMVLQYVLNRRIQPLKFFLKQALIWVPVIGLAWWTLGFPFMKRYSKAYLEKHPEKKGKDLATTRQTCDKFRNHPVGIFNFVEGTRFTKSKHAQQKSPFRYLLKPKAGGIAFVLDAMGEQLASIVNVTIHYPGGRPGYWDLLCGNVQDVVVNFEELKIPPQFIGKNYDQDGEYRLQFQGWINQLWEDKDALLEQMHREYPCA, from the coding sequence ATGCTGCAATTCCTACCTGCCCCCTTACGCGGCGTGCTCGCCTCGCTGCTGTTGGCCCTGAACACCATTGTGCTGTGCTCGTTTCTGTTCTGCGTGGCGTTTTTCAAGGTGCTGCCCTTCGCCCTCACCCAGCGTTTCACCCGCTGGCTGATGAACCATACCCATGAAGCCTGGATCAGCAACAACAAGGCCTGGATGAACCTGGTCTGCCGCACCCGCTGGCACCTCAGCGGCCTTGAGGGCCTGGACTATCAGCACTCGTACCTGATCACCAGCAACCACCAGAGCTGGGTCGACATCATGGTGCTGCAATACGTGCTCAACCGGCGTATCCAGCCGCTGAAGTTCTTCCTCAAGCAAGCGCTGATCTGGGTCCCGGTGATTGGTCTGGCGTGGTGGACCTTGGGCTTTCCGTTTATGAAACGCTATTCCAAGGCCTACCTGGAAAAGCACCCTGAGAAGAAAGGCAAAGACCTGGCAACCACCCGACAGACGTGTGACAAGTTCCGCAACCACCCGGTGGGAATTTTCAACTTCGTCGAGGGTACGCGCTTCACCAAGAGCAAACATGCCCAGCAGAAATCACCGTTTCGTTACCTGCTCAAACCCAAAGCTGGCGGCATTGCCTTTGTACTGGATGCGATGGGCGAGCAGTTGGCGTCGATCGTCAACGTGACCATTCACTATCCAGGCGGGCGTCCGGGTTATTGGGATTTGCTCTGTGGGAATGTGCAAGACGTGGTGGTGAACTTTGAAGAGCTGAAGATTCCGCCGCAGTTCATTGGCAAGAATTACGACCAGGATGGGGAGTACCGATTGCAGTTTCAGGGCTGGATCAATCAGCTGTGGGAAGACAAGGATGCGTTGCTGGAGCAAATGCATCGGGAATACCCTTGCGCCTGA
- the pta gene encoding phosphate acetyltransferase, translated as MQTFFIAPTDFGVGLTSISLGLVRTLERAGLKVGFFKPIAQPHPGDTGPERSTELVARTHGLKPPQPLGLAHVERMLGDGQLDELLEEIITLYQQAAVGKDVLVVEGMVPTRSASYAARVNLHLAKSLDADVILVSAPESEALTELSGRVELQAQLFGGPKDPKVLGVILNKVKTDESMEAFASRLKEHSPLLRSGDFRLLGCIPFQPELNAPRTRDVADLMGAQILNAGDYETRRMSKIIICARTMRNTVELLKPGVLVVTPGDRDDIILAVSLAAMNGVPLAGLLLTSDTLPDPRIMDLCRGALQAGLPVLSVSTGSYETANQLNGLNKEIPIDDRERAEIITDFVASHLDAKWLHQRCGTPREMRLSPAVFRYQLIQRAQAANKRIVLPEGSEPLTVQAAAICQARGIARCVLLAKPADVEAVARAQGIELPPGLEILDPDLIRGNYIEPMVALRKSKSLNAPMAEQQLEDTVVIGTMMLALDEVDGLVSGVIHSTANTIRPALQLIKTAPGCTLVSSVFFMLFPEEVLVYGDCVMNPHPSASELAEIALQSADSAAAFGITPRVAMISYSSGESASGEEVEKVREATLLAHEQQNSLLIDGPLQYDAAANETVARQLAPNSQVAGRATVFVFPDLNTGNTTHKAVQRSADCVSLGPMLQGLRKPVNDLPRGAQVDDIVYTIALTAIQAANRPLDL; from the coding sequence ATGCAAACTTTTTTTATCGCACCCACCGATTTTGGTGTGGGTCTGACCTCCATCAGTCTCGGGCTGGTGCGTACACTTGAGCGAGCCGGGCTGAAAGTCGGCTTCTTCAAACCGATTGCCCAGCCGCATCCGGGCGACACCGGCCCTGAGCGTTCCACCGAGCTGGTGGCACGCACCCACGGCCTCAAGCCGCCGCAACCGTTGGGCCTGGCCCATGTAGAGCGAATGCTCGGCGACGGTCAGCTGGACGAGTTGCTCGAAGAAATCATCACCCTCTATCAACAAGCGGCCGTGGGCAAAGACGTACTAGTTGTCGAAGGCATGGTCCCGACCCGCAGCGCCAGCTACGCCGCGCGGGTCAATTTGCACTTGGCCAAGAGCCTCGATGCCGATGTGATCCTGGTCTCGGCCCCGGAAAGCGAAGCGCTGACCGAACTCTCCGGCCGCGTGGAATTGCAGGCGCAGCTGTTCGGCGGCCCGAAAGACCCCAAAGTCCTCGGCGTGATCCTCAACAAGGTCAAAACCGACGAAAGCATGGAGGCCTTCGCCTCGCGTCTGAAGGAGCACTCGCCGTTACTGCGCAGTGGTGATTTCAGGCTGCTGGGCTGCATCCCGTTTCAGCCCGAACTGAACGCCCCGCGCACCCGTGACGTCGCCGACCTGATGGGCGCGCAAATCCTCAATGCCGGTGATTACGAAACACGGCGCATGAGCAAAATCATCATCTGCGCCCGCACCATGCGCAACACCGTGGAACTGCTCAAGCCCGGCGTGTTAGTGGTGACCCCAGGCGACCGCGACGACATTATCCTCGCTGTCAGCCTCGCGGCCATGAACGGCGTCCCCCTGGCAGGCCTGTTGCTGACCAGCGACACCCTGCCCGACCCGCGGATCATGGACCTCTGCCGCGGCGCCTTGCAGGCAGGCTTGCCGGTGTTATCGGTGAGCACCGGATCCTACGAAACCGCCAATCAGCTGAATGGCCTGAACAAGGAAATCCCGATCGACGACCGTGAGCGCGCAGAAATTATCACCGATTTCGTTGCCAGCCATCTCGACGCCAAATGGCTCCATCAGCGTTGCGGTACGCCACGGGAGATGCGCCTGTCGCCTGCGGTGTTCCGTTATCAACTGATCCAACGAGCCCAGGCTGCCAACAAGCGCATCGTGCTGCCCGAAGGCAGCGAGCCGTTGACCGTGCAAGCCGCAGCCATCTGCCAGGCGCGCGGCATCGCCCGTTGCGTGTTGCTGGCCAAACCGGCCGACGTCGAAGCGGTCGCCCGCGCCCAAGGCATCGAACTACCGCCCGGCCTGGAGATTCTCGACCCGGACCTGATTCGCGGCAATTACATCGAACCGATGGTTGCCCTGCGCAAGAGCAAAAGCCTCAACGCCCCGATGGCCGAGCAGCAACTGGAAGACACTGTGGTGATCGGCACTATGATGTTGGCGCTGGATGAAGTCGACGGACTGGTGTCCGGCGTCATTCACTCCACCGCCAATACCATCCGCCCAGCGCTGCAACTGATCAAGACTGCGCCGGGCTGCACCTTGGTGTCGTCGGTGTTCTTTATGTTGTTTCCGGAAGAAGTGCTGGTCTACGGCGACTGTGTGATGAACCCACACCCAAGCGCCAGCGAGCTGGCGGAGATTGCTCTGCAAAGCGCCGACTCGGCCGCAGCGTTTGGGATCACGCCGCGTGTGGCGATGATCAGCTACTCCAGCGGTGAGTCCGCCAGTGGCGAAGAAGTGGAAAAAGTGCGCGAAGCAACGTTACTTGCCCACGAACAGCAAAACTCGTTGCTGATCGACGGCCCGTTACAGTACGACGCCGCCGCCAACGAAACCGTTGCCCGACAGTTGGCGCCGAACAGCCAAGTCGCCGGTCGCGCCACGGTGTTCGTATTCCCTGACCTGAACACCGGCAATACCACTCACAAAGCGGTGCAACGCAGCGCCGACTGCGTCAGCCTTGGGCCAATGCTGCAAGGCTTGCGCAAACCGGTGAACGACCTGCCGCGCGGCGCCCAGGTCGATGACATCGTCTACACCATTGCCTTGACCGCGATTCAAGCCGCCAACCGACCTTTGGATCTTTAA
- a CDS encoding peptidylprolyl isomerase has protein sequence MLIAANKAVSIDYTLTNDAGEVIDSSAGGAPLVYLQGAGNIIPGLEKALEGKKVGDELTVAVEPEDAYGEYAAELVSTLSRSMFEGVDELEVGMQFHASAPDGQMQIVTIRDLDGDDVTVDGNHPLAGQRLHFQVKIIDIRDASQEEVAHGHVHGEGGHHH, from the coding sequence ATGCTGATCGCCGCCAATAAGGCTGTCTCCATCGACTATACCCTGACCAACGACGCTGGTGAGGTCATCGACAGCTCCGCCGGCGGCGCGCCGCTGGTCTACCTGCAAGGCGCAGGTAACATCATCCCAGGCCTGGAAAAGGCGCTGGAAGGCAAAAAGGTCGGTGACGAACTGACTGTCGCCGTAGAACCTGAAGATGCCTACGGCGAATACGCGGCCGAACTGGTCAGCACCTTGAGCCGCAGCATGTTCGAAGGCGTCGATGAACTGGAAGTGGGCATGCAGTTCCACGCGTCTGCGCCGGACGGCCAGATGCAGATCGTGACCATTCGTGATCTGGACGGTGACGACGTCACGGTTGATGGCAACCACCCATTGGCCGGTCAGCGCTTGCATTTCCAAGTCAAGATCATCGACATTCGTGACGCCAGCCAAGAAGAAGTTGCTCATGGTCACGTCCATGGCGAAGGTGGTCATCACCACTGA
- a CDS encoding glutathione peroxidase, whose protein sequence is MSAFHDLKLTALDGQELPLAPFKGHVVLVVNVASKCGLTPQYAALENLYQQYKGQGFSVLGLPCNQFAGQEPGTEQEIQDFCRLNYGVTFALSSKLEVNGHDRHQLYRLLAGEGAEFPGDITWNFEKFLLGKDGRVLARFSPRTAPDDPTIIHAIEKALS, encoded by the coding sequence ATGAGTGCTTTTCACGACCTTAAATTGACAGCCCTGGATGGTCAGGAGCTTCCTCTGGCGCCCTTCAAGGGGCATGTCGTGCTGGTGGTCAACGTCGCCTCCAAATGTGGTTTGACCCCACAGTACGCCGCGCTGGAAAACCTTTATCAGCAATACAAGGGCCAAGGTTTCAGTGTGCTGGGCTTGCCTTGCAACCAGTTTGCCGGGCAGGAACCTGGCACCGAGCAAGAGATCCAGGACTTCTGCCGCCTCAACTATGGCGTGACCTTTGCGTTGTCCAGCAAGCTGGAAGTCAATGGTCATGATCGTCATCAGCTCTACCGGTTGCTGGCGGGCGAGGGGGCCGAGTTTCCAGGGGACATTACCTGGAATTTTGAGAAGTTCCTGCTGGGCAAGGACGGTCGCGTATTGGCGCGGTTCTCGCCACGCACGGCGCCGGATGATCCGACAATCATTCATGCGATTGAAAAAGCACTGAGCTGA
- a CDS encoding NADH:flavin oxidoreductase, protein MSVKALFKPFHLGSLELSSRVVMAPMTRSFSPGGVPNSKVIEYYRRRAAAGVGLIITEGTTVEHKASNGYPNVPHFYGEAALAGWKKVVAAVHAEGGKIVPQLWHVGSVRRVGTEPDASVPGYGPSEKLKDGQVVVHGMTHQDIRDVIAAFAQAAKDAQSIGMDGVEIHGAHGYLVDQFFWEGTNQRTDEYGGSLAHRSRFAIELIQAVRAAVGEGFPIIFRFSQWKQQDYTARLVQTPQALGEFLKPLSDAGVDIFHCSTRRFWEPEFDGSELNLAGWARKLTGKPTITVGSVGLDGEFLQFMVNTDKIAQPASLEKLLERLNNDEFDLVAVGRALLVDPDWAQKVREGREEDILPFSREALMTLV, encoded by the coding sequence ATGTCCGTCAAAGCCCTGTTCAAACCGTTCCACCTCGGCAGCCTCGAACTGTCGAGTCGTGTCGTGATGGCACCGATGACCCGTTCCTTTTCGCCGGGCGGTGTACCCAACTCCAAAGTCATCGAGTATTACCGCCGCCGCGCGGCTGCCGGTGTGGGGCTGATCATCACCGAAGGCACGACCGTCGAGCACAAAGCCTCCAACGGCTACCCTAATGTGCCGCACTTCTATGGTGAGGCCGCGTTGGCCGGCTGGAAGAAAGTCGTTGCGGCGGTACACGCCGAGGGCGGCAAGATTGTTCCGCAGTTATGGCACGTGGGCAGCGTGCGACGTGTCGGCACCGAGCCGGACGCCAGCGTGCCGGGTTACGGGCCGTCGGAAAAACTGAAGGACGGTCAGGTCGTGGTGCATGGCATGACCCATCAAGATATCCGGGACGTGATCGCTGCGTTTGCTCAAGCGGCCAAGGATGCCCAGAGCATCGGTATGGACGGCGTGGAAATTCACGGTGCTCACGGCTATCTCGTCGACCAGTTTTTCTGGGAAGGCACTAACCAGCGTACTGACGAATATGGCGGCAGCCTGGCCCATCGTTCGCGGTTCGCCATCGAACTGATTCAGGCGGTGCGTGCGGCGGTGGGCGAGGGCTTCCCGATCATTTTTCGCTTTTCCCAGTGGAAGCAGCAGGATTACACCGCGCGTCTGGTGCAAACCCCGCAAGCGTTGGGCGAGTTCCTGAAGCCGCTGTCTGACGCCGGCGTGGACATTTTTCATTGCTCGACGCGACGATTCTGGGAGCCAGAGTTTGACGGTTCTGAACTGAACCTTGCCGGCTGGGCCCGCAAGCTCACCGGCAAGCCGACCATTACCGTGGGCAGCGTTGGTCTGGATGGCGAATTCCTCCAGTTCATGGTCAACACCGATAAGATCGCCCAACCGGCCAGCCTGGAAAAATTACTGGAGCGTTTGAACAACGACGAATTCGACCTGGTGGCGGTAGGCCGCGCGTTGCTGGTTGACCCTGACTGGGCGCAAAAAGTGCGAGAGGGTCGTGAAGAAGACATTCTGCCGTTCAGTCGTGAGGCATTGATGACGCTGGTTTAA
- a CDS encoding glycosyltransferase family 1 protein produces MAPAHTERMTTALHITLITETFPPEINGVANTLGRLCDGLRARGHQVELVRPRQGCDQLLNSDDELLLCRGWPLPGYPGLQWGQSSMHKLLRRWKRHRPDVLYIATEGPLGLSALRAARRMGISVVSGFHTNFQQYSNQYGLGLLTRMLTHYLRWFHNRSTLTLVPSVSQRLELERRHFERLALLSRGVDSQLFHPSKRLNALREQWGVGEDDIAVIHVGRLAHEKNLGLLKRSFDALKNTYPQRNIRLIVIGDGPLRMSLEKELPEAIFCGSLRGEVLASHYASGDVFFFPSMTETFGNVVLEALASGLGVVAYDQAAAGQHIRHGYNGVLAMPGDEIAFCDAAAWLLEEDETLRCIRLNARQHASRHGWGAIIEQFEGQLRGACAAEQTVTGAPTLP; encoded by the coding sequence ATCGCGCCAGCCCACACTGAGCGCATGACGACAGCTCTGCATATCACACTCATCACCGAAACCTTTCCACCGGAAATCAACGGCGTAGCCAATACCCTTGGCCGCTTGTGCGATGGACTGCGCGCGCGCGGACATCAGGTGGAATTGGTTCGCCCGCGCCAGGGCTGCGATCAGTTGTTGAACAGCGACGACGAGTTGCTCCTGTGCAGGGGTTGGCCGCTGCCAGGCTATCCCGGTTTGCAGTGGGGCCAGTCTTCGATGCACAAGTTGCTGCGACGCTGGAAACGCCATCGCCCCGACGTGCTGTACATCGCCACTGAAGGACCTTTGGGGTTGTCTGCGTTGCGCGCTGCACGGCGCATGGGCATTTCGGTGGTCAGCGGGTTTCACACCAACTTCCAGCAATACTCGAACCAGTACGGCCTCGGGTTGCTGACGCGCATGCTGACTCACTACCTGCGCTGGTTTCACAATCGCTCGACCCTGACCCTGGTGCCCAGCGTCAGTCAACGACTTGAGCTGGAACGTCGACACTTCGAACGTTTGGCGCTGTTGTCCCGCGGCGTTGACAGTCAACTGTTTCACCCCAGCAAACGTCTGAACGCGCTCCGTGAGCAATGGGGAGTGGGCGAAGATGACATTGCCGTTATCCATGTCGGACGCCTGGCGCACGAGAAGAACCTCGGGTTGCTCAAGCGCAGCTTCGACGCTCTGAAAAACACGTATCCACAGCGAAACATACGACTGATCGTAATTGGCGATGGCCCGCTGCGCATGTCGCTGGAAAAAGAACTGCCCGAGGCTATTTTCTGTGGCTCACTGCGCGGCGAAGTCCTGGCCAGCCACTATGCGTCAGGGGATGTTTTTTTCTTCCCGAGCATGACCGAAACCTTTGGCAATGTGGTGCTTGAGGCGTTGGCCTCGGGGCTGGGTGTGGTGGCTTACGATCAGGCGGCTGCGGGTCAACACATTCGCCATGGCTACAACGGCGTGCTGGCGATGCCAGGCGATGAAATAGCGTTCTGCGATGCAGCAGCATGGTTGCTGGAAGAGGATGAAACCTTGCGTTGCATAAGACTCAATGCGCGCCAGCATGCCAGTCGTCACGGCTGGGGGGCAATTATCGAGCAGTTTGAGGGTCAGTTGCGCGGAGCGTGTGCCGCAGAGCAGACGGTTACCGGCGCACCGACACTGCCCTGA
- the cysZ gene encoding sulfate transporter CysZ — MPAPVLSGPQYLREGLKLVLSPGLRLFVLLPLAINLVLFIGLIYLAGHQFSVWVDTLMPSLPDWLSFLSYILWPLFVVLVALMVFFTFTMLANVIAAPFNGFLSEKVEVVVRGTDDFPAFSWGELIAMIPRTLAREMRKLGYFLPRAIGLLILSFIPVVNIIAAPLWLLFGVWMMAIQYIDYPADNHKLGWNEMLAWLRQKRWQSMSFGAIVYLVLLIPVVNILMMPAAVAGATLFWVRERGSEALPMEKH; from the coding sequence ATGCCCGCCCCCGTCCTGTCCGGCCCGCAATATTTGCGTGAAGGCCTCAAGCTGGTCCTGAGTCCGGGCCTGCGTTTGTTCGTGTTGTTGCCGCTGGCAATCAATCTGGTGCTGTTTATCGGGTTGATTTACCTGGCTGGCCATCAGTTCAGCGTGTGGGTTGACACCTTGATGCCCTCCCTGCCCGACTGGCTGAGCTTTCTCAGTTACATACTCTGGCCACTGTTTGTAGTGCTAGTTGCATTGATGGTGTTTTTCACCTTCACAATGCTCGCCAACGTCATTGCCGCACCGTTCAACGGCTTTCTCTCGGAAAAGGTCGAAGTGGTGGTGCGCGGCACCGACGACTTCCCAGCGTTCAGTTGGGGCGAGTTAATCGCCATGATCCCCCGCACTCTGGCCCGGGAAATGCGCAAACTGGGCTACTTTCTGCCACGCGCGATCGGGCTGCTGATCTTGTCGTTCATCCCCGTGGTCAACATCATCGCCGCGCCGTTGTGGCTGCTGTTTGGTGTCTGGATGATGGCGATTCAGTACATCGACTACCCGGCGGACAACCACAAACTGGGCTGGAACGAAATGCTCGCCTGGTTGCGCCAGAAGCGCTGGCAGAGCATGAGTTTTGGCGCGATTGTGTACTTGGTGCTGCTGATTCCGGTAGTCAACATTTTGATGATGCCGGCAGCGGTGGCGGGTGCGACGTTATTCTGGGTACGTGAGCGAGGGTCTGAAGCCTTGCCGATGGAGAAGCACTGA
- the trxB gene encoding thioredoxin-disulfide reductase encodes MSEVRHSRVIILGSGPAGYSAAVYAARANLKPLLITGMQAGGQLTTTTEVDNWPGDVHGLTGPALMERMKEHAERFETEIVFDHINAVDFAAKPYTLTGDSATYTCDALIIATGASARYLGLPSEEAFMGKGVSACATCDGFFYRNKPVAVVGGGNTAVEEALYLANIASTVTLIHRRETFRAEKILIDKLNARVAEGKIILKLNSNLDEVLGDKMGVTGARLKNNDGSFDELTVDGVFIAIGHTPNTSLFEGQLTLKDGYLVVQGGRDGNATATNVEGIFAAGDVADHVYRQAITSAGAGCMAALDTERYLDGLQNVSF; translated from the coding sequence ATGTCTGAAGTCCGTCATTCGCGAGTGATTATTCTCGGTTCCGGCCCTGCCGGTTACAGCGCGGCGGTGTATGCCGCCCGCGCCAACCTCAAGCCGTTGCTGATTACCGGTATGCAGGCTGGCGGTCAGTTGACCACCACCACCGAAGTCGATAACTGGCCGGGCGACGTCCACGGCTTGACCGGCCCGGCGCTGATGGAGCGGATGAAAGAGCACGCAGAGCGCTTTGAAACCGAGATCGTGTTCGACCACATCAATGCTGTGGACTTTGCTGCCAAGCCTTACACCCTGACCGGTGACAGCGCGACGTATACCTGTGATGCGCTGATCATCGCCACCGGTGCCAGCGCTCGCTACTTGGGCTTGCCGTCTGAAGAAGCGTTCATGGGCAAAGGCGTTTCGGCCTGCGCAACGTGCGATGGTTTCTTCTATCGCAATAAGCCAGTGGCCGTGGTTGGTGGCGGTAATACCGCTGTAGAAGAAGCGTTGTACTTGGCCAACATCGCCAGCACAGTGACCCTGATTCACCGTCGCGAAACCTTCCGCGCCGAGAAGATCCTGATCGACAAGCTCAATGCCCGTGTTGCCGAAGGCAAGATCATCCTGAAGCTGAATTCGAACCTGGACGAAGTCCTGGGCGACAAAATGGGTGTGACCGGTGCTCGCTTGAAAAACAACGATGGCAGCTTCGACGAGCTGACAGTCGATGGCGTGTTTATCGCCATCGGCCACACGCCGAACACGTCGTTGTTCGAAGGCCAATTGACGTTGAAAGACGGTTATCTGGTGGTGCAGGGCGGCCGTGATGGCAACGCCACTGCCACCAACGTCGAAGGCATCTTTGCCGCGGGTGACGTGGCTGACCACGTTTACCGTCAAGCCATTACTTCGGCGGGTGCCGGTTGCATGGCGGCACTCGACACCGAGCGTTACCTCGACGGCTTGCAGAACGTTTCGTTCTGA